In Argiope bruennichi chromosome 4, qqArgBrue1.1, whole genome shotgun sequence, a single window of DNA contains:
- the LOC129965663 gene encoding uncharacterized protein LOC129965663, with amino-acid sequence MRVGKVSSLLLCVYVFYLLKGAETVFEIIECIGCRSDRQIIESYFKCHMMLPTRIKHNGEACIKNVTQTSDLREQWMKICSSKDLFYLVYICTDVSKGAPGGAKEQKEKQQVLQYITCIYKLKDKYCAHKHQQWDKISTLPPLHSG; translated from the exons ATGCGTGTGGGAAAGGTCTCAAGTTTATTGCTATGTGTTTATGTTTTTTATCTCCTGAAAGGAGCTGAAACTGTCTTCGAAATTATCGAATGCATTGGATGTC GATCCGATCGGCAGATAATCGAGAGTTATTTCAAATGCCACATGATGCTGCCAACTCGA ATCAAACACAATGGAGAAGCCTGCATAAAGAATGTGACCCAAACCTCGGATCTACGTGAACAGTGGATGAAAATATGCAGTTCGAAAGACCTATTCTATCTG GTATATATATGCACGGATGTTTCTAAAGGTGCACCT gGTGGTGCAAAAGAACAG aaagaaaagcAACAAGTGCTACAGTATATA acttgtatttacaaattaaaagacaaatactGCGCCCACAAGCATCAGCAGTGGGACAAAATTTCTACACTCCCTCCTCTCCATTCCGGTTAA
- the LOC129966792 gene encoding uncharacterized protein LOC129966792, which yields MCLVLLNAFSTLSLLLLPPIGEKTQGNINIRLKLANRSQAISIPLSLSMQDECVREMTRHSEINCSALQSESPSQNGTTDEIVKEIQVDHFQDIDFRMLRLIHLNNSNNINITFSMHLPSRAIDSSNFSNINQTHILHFKCEPHLHLCTFQANTSINEYKTYQFWAFACLVIIAGLASGNINSLSDVVCYEILDEQRHLYGRQRLFGTIGWALSCLVSGYLSDLATGNSPRKDYSPGFYVMICLMLLDTFIISKLPLNKELKLSTNIYRDVKKVFHSSEVILFAIGSVMMGAFTAAIAYYELWYLQDLGASQSLLGWTIIVQCLIAETPFFVISGWFVKKFGSFNCLIGSFAAYALRFGCYSIITNPWWALLVDLTHGFTFAMFHAAMTHFVSVNAPEGIEGTMFGIFGGLIDGMGQASGSLLCGAGFDKFGGRFTFTIASIFSGSCAVVFLIFSRCLAKFPKRTVKENIFLEKQSS from the exons ATGTGCCTTGTTCTTTTAAATGCTTTCAGTACTTTGAGTCTGCTCCTGTTGCCTCCTATTGGCGAAAAGACGCAAGGAAACATAAATATAAGGCTTAAATTAGCGAACAGATCACAAGCCATTTCTATTCCTCTGTCACTTTCAATGCAGGATGAATGTGTCAGAGAAATGACGAGACATTCGGAAATAAACTGCTCTGCTCTGCAGTCGGAAAGCCCTTCCCAAAATGGGACTACTGatgaaattgtaaaagaaattcagGTGGATCATTTTCAGGATATAGATTTTCGAATGCTAAGGCTTATACATTTGAACAATAGTAATAACATTAACATTACTTTTTCCATGCATTTGCCTTCAAGAGCGATAGATAGTTCAAACTTCTcaaatataaatcagactcatattctacattttaaatgtgaaCCGCACCTACATCTTTGTACCTTTCAAGCCAACActtcaataaatgaatataagACCTATCAGTTTTGGGCCTTTGCATGTTTAGTCATAATAGCAGGATTAGCTTCTGGCAATATAAATTCCTTATCGGACGTGGTATGCTATGAAATTTTAGACGAACAGAGACATCTGTACGGACGCCAGCGACTCTTTGGAACTATCGGATGGGCCCTATCTTGTCTCGTAAGTGGTTATTTAAGTGACCTTGCAACTGGAAACAGCCCAAGAAAAGATTATTCTCCAGGATTCTATGTCATGATATGTCTGATGCTGTTAGACACGTTCATCATCAGCAAATTAccattaaataaagaattgaagTTGTCCACCAACATATACCGAGACGTGAAGAAAGTATTCCATTCCAGTGAAGTAATACTTTTCGCCATCGGTTCAGTGATGATGGGAGCTTTTACAGCTGCCATCGCCTATTACGAACTGTGGTATCTGCAAGACCTAGGGGCCAGCCAGAGTCTCTTGGGATGGACAATTATTGTTCAGTGCTTAATAGCTGAAACGCCATTCTTTGTAATCTCTGGCTGGTTCGTCAAGAAATTCGGATCCTTCAACTGTCTGATTGGGTCGTTCGCTGCTTATGCCCTTCGCTTCGGATGCTATTCAATCATCACAAATCCATGGTGGGCGTTGCTTGTTGACCTCACTCACGGGTTCACTTTCGCCATGTTCCATGCAGCAATGACGCATTTCGTCTCCGTGAATGCCCCTGAAGGAATTGAAGGCACAATGTTCGGCATTTTTGGAGGGCTCATTGATGGAATGG GTCAAGCTTCCGGTAGTCTTCTATGCGGAGCGGGGTTCGACAAATTTGGTGGACGTTTCACATTCACGATCGCAAGCATTTTCAGTGGATCATGCGCAGTCgtgtttctaatattttcaagatGTTTAGCGAAGTTTCCTAAAAGAACTGTGAAAGAGAACATTTTCCTCGAAAAGCAGAGTTCATGA